In the genome of Methylomagnum ishizawai, the window ACCTCCGGGTCGTCGTAGGGGTGGACGAAGGTCAGGTTTTGCTCGTCGGCGAGGCGCAGGGCGTGTTCGTAGGCTTCGTCGTAGGCGTCGCCGTGCAGCACGGTTTCGCCACCGAGGTTCCGCACCGCGTCCACCTTGATGGCGGGCGTGGTGCAGGGCATCACGATCAAGGCGCGGATGCCGAGTTTTTGGGCCGAGAGCGCCACGCCCTGGGCGTGGTTCCCTGCGGATGCGGCGATCACCCCGGCTTGCCGCGCTGCCTCGGACAGCCCGGCGATCTTGTTGTAGGCACCGCGCAGCTTGAAGGAAAATACCGGTTGCAGGTCTTCCCGCTTGATGAGGATGCGGTTGCCGAAACGGCGGCTGAGTCCTGGCGCGGCATCCAAGGGGGTTTCGACGGCCACGTCGTAGACCCGTGCGCGCAGGATGCGCTTGATATATTTGTGCAGCATCAAAATCTTAAAATTCCAAAAAAACCGGAAACAAGCCGGTATTATCCCCGAATCGACCCGTTAACCCCATGTTGGAGAGCAAAATGACCCAAGACCAGTTGAAGAGAAAAGTGGCGGAAGCTTCCTTGGAATATATCAAGGGCTATTCGGTGCTGGGGATCGGCACCGGCTCGACCGTGAACCACTTGATCGATTGCCTCGCCGACATCAAGCACGACATCGAAGCCACGGTCTCCAGTTCGGTCAACAGCACGGAGCGCCTGAAGAAACTGGGCATCCCGGTGCTGGACCTGAACGAGGTCGGTACGCTCGACATCTACCTGGACGGCGCGGACGAGATCAACCCGCACAAGCAGCTCATCAAGGGCGGCGGCGCGGCCTTGACCCGCGAGAAGATCATCGCCGCCGCCAGCCGTAAGTTCATCTGCATCGCCGACGACAGTAAGTGCGTGGATGTCTTGGGCAAATTCCCGCTGCCGGTCGAAGTCATCCCGATGGCGCGAAGCTATGTGGCCCGCGAACTGGTGAAGCTCGGCGGCCAGCCGGTCTACCGCGAACATTGCGTGACCGACAACGGCGGCCACATCCTCGATGTGCATAACCTCTCCATCGTCGATCCCATCGCCTTGGAGAAAGCAATCAACAACATCGTGGGCGTGATTACTTGCGGGATTTTCGCGATGCGGCCCGCCGATATGGTGTTGTTGGCGACGGCGGATGGGGTGAGAAAGATCGATTGATGATACCCCGGTGGATGGAACCTCCCTTCCATCCACCCAACAACACGATGTCCCGTAAGCCTCAGCTCCCTTCCCCCACCATTCGGCGAATCCGGCCCGGATGGATTATCTAAAAACAACATGTCGCCATGGACCCCCGCCTCCTTCTCCGAGGAATACGCCGACGCGGCCAAGCCCAAAGATGACTTCCAGCGCTTCGTGGCCGAATTATTTTGGGATGACTATCCCGGCCTCGTGGCCTATCAAACCGGCGGGCGCGATGGCGGCATCGACTTGTTCCAGCCCGATCAAGGCGTGGTTTTCGAGTGCAAATTCACCAGCGAGCGGGGATTCGACGCGGCGTTGAAACGCTGGAAGGAAGTCAAGCGGCATTTCGACACCCACCTCACGGCCAACGGTCCCGGCCAAAGCCAATACGCACCCTGGTTCAGTCCAACCCCGCGCATCACCACCTACCTGTTCTGCCTTAGCCATGAGTTGGAAAACGACAGTCGGCGGCAGGAATTGGAACGGGAAATCCGCTCGGCCTTCGTCGCCTTGTCTGCCCGCGCTGCCTCGCTCGGCCATTTGTCCGCGATCCGGGTCGAAATCTGGTGTTGGGATAGGCTCTGGCCGAAATTGCAACAGCGACCCGAACTGCTGTTGCGCTGGTTCCCCAAGCTGAAGCCGCCGGGCCTCGACCCGCTGGACCCCGATGAACCGCTGAAAAACAATTTCCGCGACTATCTGAACCCGTTGCGCTTGAGTTTCATGCCTTTGCCGGAACTGGCCGTGGCCGACATCCTGGCGGTCATCGATAGCGAATTCACCGGCTTGGTGTTGCACGGGAAAGGTGGCATAGGCAAAACCCGGCTGATGCGCGAAGTCGGCTTGCATGCGCTACGGGAAGGTTGGGCGGTGCTTTTGGTCAATGTCCGGCTGTGCAAAACCGAGAGCATCGCCCAATTGACCCAGCGCTTGGCGGGGGCGCGGATATTGTTGTTGTTGGATTATCTGGAAAGCTGTCCGGGCTTCGACGAACTGGCCGCGCAGATCGACGAATGCAATGCACGGGGTGGGCATTTGCGCCTGCTCGCCACTTGCCGGGATAGTTATTTCGCCCAGTCGCCCCCGGAAACCCTGGGCGAGCGCAACCTGGACGCCCTCCCCCATGAAGCCGTGATCACGCATATCCTGGAACCCGTGCCGGAAGCGGAGCGGCTGCGGACGATTTGCGGCGGGATTCCGATTTTCGCGGTCTTCGTGCGCTATTTGCACGACCACAAACAAACCGACAGCCTGCGTGAATTATTGGCCGATGGCGATTTCAAGCAGTGGTGGAAGAAGCGCCTGCCTACCGCCAGTACCTTAGCGACCGGGGCCGCCAAGCCAAGCAGCCGTTTGTTCGCCGCCTATCCTTGCGCCGACCCGGCCCTGGACGCCTTGGAGCAACGTTGCCCGCCGACCGGCGAATTGCATAGGGCGCTGTGCCAGGATGGTTGGGTTTATCAGGACGAGGGCAGCGGCCTGTGGAATCTGGCGCACGACCTCCTAGCCGACCGTAGCTTGCTCGACGAACTGCTTCACGCCACGACCCGCCGCCGCGCCTTGCGGCAAATCTTGGACGATGCCGAGACTTGCGATTTCCGCGATAGCGCCCTCCAAGCCTTGAGCCGCATCGCCGCCGAATTGCCCGATACGCCTTGGTTCGCTTTGTTCCAAGAGCGCCCGGAGCAGTGGAAACCGTGTATCGCCGCCTTGCTGGTCAGTGTTTTGTTCAGTCCGGCGGAAAAGCTGCGATTGCTGGAAGCCCAGGCCGAGGATCGGGAGCGCTTGGCCGCCGTTCCGGTCATCGCGAACACTTTGGGCTTCATCGCCCGCATTTGCTCGAAGCAACCGGAAGCCAGCGCCGGGATCGATCAAGCGGCATTGCGAGCTTGGCTGGATGCCGCCGTGAGCCAAGACCATCCGTTCAATTTCATGCTGACCCAGGCGGTGTATTTGGATGGCCCGCGCTATCAAGCCGCCGCCCAGGCTTGGCTGGCAGCCCACCCGCCCTCGCTCCAAACTCACTACCTGCTTTGTGCTTGGCTACGGCAAAAGCTTCCCGCTGAGGAAATACTCAGCCATGTACTCGATTGGTTGGACGATTGGTGGAGCAGCCGATGGGCGACTTTCATATTCAAGGCTTGGCTGGACGCCACCCAAGGACAGGCCGAATTTCAGCCCTTGCTGCGAAATCAGGGCGTTATCTATTTCCGTATCAGGGGCTGGCTGAGGCTTGACCACAACCGCATCCGGCCCGAAGCGGAATTCGTCTTCGCATCCTGGCTGGACGCCACCCAGGACCGGGCGCTGGTCCAGGACGCCCTCCGCGACTGGCTGGCCGTGGAAACTAACCGCATCCTCCCCGATGCGGAATTCGTCTTCAAATCCTGGCTGAACGCCACCCAGGACCGGGCGCTGGTCCAGGACGCCCTCCGCGACTGGCTGGCCGTGGAAACCAACCGCATCCTCCCCGAAGCGCGATTCGTCTTCAAATCCTGGCTGGACGCCACCCAGGATCGGACGCTGGTCGAGGCCGCCCTCCGCGACTGGCTGGCCGTGGCAACCAACCGCATCCTCCCCGAAGCGCAATTCGTCTTCAAATCCTGGCTGGACGCCACCCAGGACCGGGTGCTGGTCCAAGACGCCATCCACGACTGGCTGGCCGTGGAAATCAACCGCATCCTCCCCGAAGCGCGATTCGTCTTCAAATCCTGGCTGGACGCCACCCAGGACCGGGTGCTGGTCGAGGCCGCCCTCCGCGACTGGCTGGCCGTGGAAACCAACCGCATCCTCCCAGAAGCGCAATTCGTCTTCAAATCCTGGCTGGACGCCACCCAGGACCGGGCGCTGGTCCAGGACGCCATCTGCGACTGGCTGGCCGTGGAAACCAACCGCCTCGGCATCGAAGCGTCGTTCGTCTTCAAATCCTGGCTGGACGCCGAAGGCGAGCGGGCCTTCATCGAAAGCGAGGCGCTGCATTGGTTGGGACATGGCGAAAATGCTGTCTTATCCGGTGCCGATTTCATATATCGCGCCTGGGGCGGCGCCGAGAAGAAACTACCCGCGCCGATGCTGTCCTATGCCTGTGCTTGGGTACGCGCTCATCAGCACGAAAAAGACGCTGATTTTTGCATCACCCATGTAGCCGAAACCGACCAATTAGATGAGCAAACGGTTCGGGCAATTTTATTTTGGTGCGACTGTTATTTTTCACACCCAGAAGCCATAAATCGCATGGGCCGCTTAGGGAATAACCTGTTGGCGCTCACAGCGAACGAAACCATTACGGTTTGGGAAAAACTGCTGATGTTCCGCTTTATCAAGGCAGACGGCATTCATGAATGGCATGAATTCAAGCGCTTGCAGCGGACCTTCCCGGTTTTATTCCGCTTGGCTCTTCGGGATGGAGACGAAACAAACTTGACCACATTGGTCCGCCTACTCGCTTGGTGCTTGCAGGAAACCGCCTGCTTCGACTCAGACTCGAAGCCGGACAAAGGCGCAGCACGAGATGAAACCTATCCCACCCTCATGGCCCTGCTGCTCCGCCGCATGAAACCGCCAACGCGACCATTGGCGCAAGGCATCCGGGAATGCCTGGCTTGGTTCGATACTTGGACGGCGGAAGAAAAAGCCCAGTATTGCGGCGAGCTGCGGACGGAGTTACAGAACCGGATTGTTAAAGGCTGGCCGCATTCCGAACCATGACCCTAACTTTTGCGCCACCAATCCACACACAAACATCGGACAAAACCATGCCCTTCACCCCCTTCCACCTGGGTCCGGGCCTCGCCCTCAAGGCCGTGGGCGGACGCCATTTCAGCCTGACGCTGTTCGGCGCGGCCCAAGTCGCCATGGACGTGGAACCCCTGTTCCACCTGCTGCGCGGCGACGCCATCCTGCACGGCCCCACCCACAGCTATGCGGGCGCGACCTTGATCGCCTTCGCCACGCTGGCCTTGGGCTGGCCTTTCTGCCGGATGATTTTGGCGGGATGGAATCGGGTCGCCGGATTACGCGGGCTGGGTGGGCTACGGGTAGCCGCGGAGATAGGCCGGATTCCAGCGCTCACCGGCGCATTCCTCGGCACTTATTCGCATGTGTTCCTCGACAGCCTGATGCACGCCGATATGCGGCCCTGGTGGCCGTTCGCCGCCGGGAATGGCCTGCTCCATGCCATTCCGGTGGGCTGGCTACATCTACTTTGCTTGGGTTTGGGCGGGGTGGGCGGGATGGTTCTGGTAGCGGTGTTCGTCTGGCATAAAATCGCCATCGAAGTCTGAGCCGGGTCAATCGTCCGGTTCGCAACGCCTCGTCCCGCTCTGCCTCCAATGCCGCCCAGTCCGGCCCTCCCTGGCAAGCCGCACCGCCTTCCCTGGCGGCGCGGCCCTCCATCAGGCGGCGGGCGGCGCGGTGGCGGCCCAGGCCGGCAAGGCTTGGACCTGGCCGAACCAACGGGCGATGTTGGCATAGCCCTCCAAGGGATATTTCCCCGGCACGGCGTACATCAGCGAAGCGGCCACCGAAACATCCGCCAGGGTGATGCCATCCCCCACCAGCCAGTCGCGCCCGGCCAGATGGCCATCCAGCACCTTGGCGAAACGGTGGAATTTCTCCTCGACCTTGGCCAGTTCCGCCGGGTCCGGCTCGCCCCGGCCCAACATCGGCTTCAGGATGTTTTCATTCACATAGACCATGCAGACCTGCGACCAACTGGAAGACTCCCAGAACAGCCAGCGGGCGATATCGGCCCGGACCTTCACATCGTCCGGGTACAACGCGGTATCGCCCTGCTTCGCGGCGAGGTATTGGAGGATGGCGTTGGATTCCCACAGCGAAAAATCGCCATCCACCAGGGTCGGCACCTTGCCGTGCGGGTTGAGCTTGAGGAATTCGGGCACCTGCCCTTTTCCCGCGAACAAATCGACGAACTCGGTTTCCAGTTCCAGGCCCAGCAAATGCGCGACGATCCTGGGTTTACGGGCGAAGGGCGAAGCGGGGTGGAAGTACAGTTTCATACGGATTCCCTCGGTGGATTCAGCGATGGTTGAATGCGAGCGCACGTCCCAGCGGGACGGGGCATATCAGAACATATATTCTGGAATCCGTAAAGCAAAATCAGAACATCCGTTCTGATTCCCGGCCCGCCGGAGAGTCCAGGGTGGACAAAGCTACGCCCACCATATTACCGATGGCCGCAGGTTCGACCCCGGCGCGGGCCATCATCGGCAAGGCGTGCATGACGCCGAACAGGAAATCGGCCTCGCGCTCCACATCGTAGCCGGGCGGCAGTTCGCCGCGCCGCACGGCGTTGTCCAGCATCCGCCGCAACCCCGCCCGCAGGCGCTCGCGGGCGGCGATGACGGTCGCCGCCACCGCCTCGTCGCATTGCCCCAATTCGTGCATGGAATTGAAGATCAAGCAGCCCAATGGGCTGCCCGGTTGGCTCATGAAGCAGCGCAAGGTATCGAACAGGACTTTGACCGCGTCGAGTCCGGCGTCGGGCGGTTCGATGATGTCCAGCAAGGGCCGGAGGATGGTGGCGCGGTAATGTTCCAAGGCGGCGTGGAACAAGCCGCTCTTGCCGCCGAATTCGCCATAGAGCCCATAGCGGCTAACCCCGGTGGCATTCACCAAGTCCTCGATGGAAGTGCCGCCATAGCCCTTTTCCCAAAATACCCGCATCGCCTTGTCCAGGGCCGTGTCGGGGCAGAATTCCCGGCTACGCGCCATCTCCCCTCCCCCGCCGTCTCATATCCGGCTTCATGCTTGGAACAACCCCGCCACGTCCAGCGCGGCCTCGGGAAAGGCGATGGGGGTCAAACGGCCCGCCGTCAACTTCTGGATTTGGCGATAAACCCCGTCCTCGGGCTGGGCATAGACCTCGACGCAGCGGGCGGGGATATCGACCAGCCAGTATTCCGGGATGGCGTGCCTAGCGTAGAGCGGGGCTTTGATTTCGCGGTCGGTGCGGACGCTGGTATCGGCGATTTCGACCACCAGCAGCACATCGGCGGCGGTGGGCAGGGCGGTTTTGTAAAAATCGGCGCGGAATCTCAACAAGGCGAAATCCGGCTGCGGCGCGGAATAGCGCGACAAGCGGATGGGATATTGCACCCAGCCTATCGCCCGGCCCAATAGCTGGTTCATCAACCGGGCCGGGATTTCACTGCCCACGCCCGCATGGAAACACCCTATCGGCGACATCTCGATCACCTCCCCCTCGATCAACTCCACCCGGTCTTCGAGACCGAAAATCCCCGCCTCGCCCATACGGTAATAATCATCGACCGTGAGCTTGTAATGCGGTGCCGGGACCGGCGGATTATTCATGACGGCGGCCATGGGCCTTTCCTCCGTTCAATCGATTTTCAAGACCAGCTTGCCCAGGGTATGCCCGGTTTCGAGCTGGGTATGGGCGGCGGCGGCTTGTTCCAAGGGCAGGGTCTGGCTGACGTGCAGTTTCAATTGGCCCTGGTTCATCCACTCGGCGTAGCGCTCCAGGATTTCGGCGTGATGGGCGCGGGCGGCGGGCAAATCGCGCAGCATCGGGGTCAGCATCAACTCGAAGCCGATGCGGAGATTGCGCAGCCGGGCCTCCTTGAACGAGAACTCGCCCGGATCGAGCAGGGTCACGAGATCGCCGAAATGGGCGGTGCATTCGACGCTGCGCCGGAACACTTCCGCGCCCACCGTATCGACCACCAGATCGGCCCCGGCCCCGCCGGTCAGCCGGTTGGTTTCGGCCACGAAATCCTGTTCGCGGTAATCGATGACCTCGTCGGCACCGCATGCCTTGGCGAAGGCGGCATTCTCCGCCGATCCCACCGTGGTCAGCGCCCGCGCCCCTTTGAGCTTGGCCAATTGCAGGGCCACATGCCCCACCCCGCCCGCGCCGCCGTGGATCAGCACCGTCTGTCCCGCTTGCAAGCGGCCCCGGTCGTACAACATGCCCCAGGCCGTGATCAGCACCAGCGGACCCGCCGCCGCTTGCACGAAATCCAAGGCCCTGGGCATCGCCGCCGCCCAGCGCTGATCCAGCACGGTGTATTCGGCGTAATTGCCCGGTTCCGCGCCCAGCCCGCCGTGGCAGAACCACACCCGGTCGCCGCGCTGGAAACGGGTGGCTTCGGCCCCGGTCTCGACCACTACGCCCGCGCCGTCGCAGCCCAGCACGGCGGGCAGCGCGTCGGGATAGAACAACCCGCCCCGGCGCAGTTTGGTATCGATGGGATTGACCCCGGCGGCATGGAGCTTGACCTTGATCTGGGTGGACGTGGCGATGGCGGGTTCGGGAATGTCCCGCAGGACCAGCACCTCGGGTCCGCCGACGGCGGTCATCACGATGGCTTTCATGGTGTTATCTCCTTGGATTGTTCGAGCGGCGATCCCGGCCCAACGGCGCGGCGGAATCCAGCCAGCGCTCCAACTGGCCGGGCCGCCGGATGCCCAGCAGATGCTCCCACCAGTAGGGCTTGTCCAGGCTGGAAACGATCACCCCGCCCTTGGCGCTGCTGGAATGCACGAAGGCGTTATGGCCGATATAGATGCCGACATGGGAATAGGGTTCGCCCGTGGTGTTGAAGAACAACAAATCGCCGGGCCGCTTGTCGCGCCGGTCCAAAGGCGGCAGGGCTTCGGCCATTTGGCGGGCGGTGCGCGGCAGGCGGACGCCATGGCGGCGGTAGACATGCTGCACGAAGCCACTGCAATCGAAACCGCCCTCCTCCATCGATTCCCCGCCCCAGACATAAGGCGTGCCTTGCAGGCTGAGGGCATAATCGATCACCGGACCCATGTGGGCGCGGCTGGCGGCGGGTCGGGGCGGCGGCGGCTTGGGCGTACTGGCGCAACCGGCCAGCAGCGCGGGCAACAACAACGGCAACAGCAAACGATAGGGTATGGCAGGCATGGTAGTTTGGGCGCAATCAGGAAAAGCGACACGGCGGCTTAAAGTTAAATGTCCGGCCCGCTCCCGTCCAGCGGCGCGGCCTCGTCGGCGGCCCACAACCGCCGGTAGTCTCCGTAACCATAGCGCTTCGCCAGCCGCAGGCTGCCGTCCGCTCCGCGCAGATAGAGCGCGGGCAGATCGTAGCCATTGAAGCGGCTGGCCTTGACCAGGGCGTAAGCCCCGACGTTCTCGAACACCACGGCGTCGCCCACTTGCACAGGCCGGTCGAAGCGGTATTCCCCGAACACATCCCCCGCCAGGCA includes:
- the rpiA gene encoding ribose-5-phosphate isomerase RpiA, with the translated sequence MTQDQLKRKVAEASLEYIKGYSVLGIGTGSTVNHLIDCLADIKHDIEATVSSSVNSTERLKKLGIPVLDLNEVGTLDIYLDGADEINPHKQLIKGGGAALTREKIIAAASRKFICIADDSKCVDVLGKFPLPVEVIPMARSYVARELVKLGGQPVYREHCVTDNGGHILDVHNLSIVDPIALEKAINNIVGVITCGIFAMRPADMVLLATADGVRKID
- a CDS encoding ATP-binding protein yields the protein MSPWTPASFSEEYADAAKPKDDFQRFVAELFWDDYPGLVAYQTGGRDGGIDLFQPDQGVVFECKFTSERGFDAALKRWKEVKRHFDTHLTANGPGQSQYAPWFSPTPRITTYLFCLSHELENDSRRQELEREIRSAFVALSARAASLGHLSAIRVEIWCWDRLWPKLQQRPELLLRWFPKLKPPGLDPLDPDEPLKNNFRDYLNPLRLSFMPLPELAVADILAVIDSEFTGLVLHGKGGIGKTRLMREVGLHALREGWAVLLVNVRLCKTESIAQLTQRLAGARILLLLDYLESCPGFDELAAQIDECNARGGHLRLLATCRDSYFAQSPPETLGERNLDALPHEAVITHILEPVPEAERLRTICGGIPIFAVFVRYLHDHKQTDSLRELLADGDFKQWWKKRLPTASTLATGAAKPSSRLFAAYPCADPALDALEQRCPPTGELHRALCQDGWVYQDEGSGLWNLAHDLLADRSLLDELLHATTRRRALRQILDDAETCDFRDSALQALSRIAAELPDTPWFALFQERPEQWKPCIAALLVSVLFSPAEKLRLLEAQAEDRERLAAVPVIANTLGFIARICSKQPEASAGIDQAALRAWLDAAVSQDHPFNFMLTQAVYLDGPRYQAAAQAWLAAHPPSLQTHYLLCAWLRQKLPAEEILSHVLDWLDDWWSSRWATFIFKAWLDATQGQAEFQPLLRNQGVIYFRIRGWLRLDHNRIRPEAEFVFASWLDATQDRALVQDALRDWLAVETNRILPDAEFVFKSWLNATQDRALVQDALRDWLAVETNRILPEARFVFKSWLDATQDRTLVEAALRDWLAVATNRILPEAQFVFKSWLDATQDRVLVQDAIHDWLAVEINRILPEARFVFKSWLDATQDRVLVEAALRDWLAVETNRILPEAQFVFKSWLDATQDRALVQDAICDWLAVETNRLGIEASFVFKSWLDAEGERAFIESEALHWLGHGENAVLSGADFIYRAWGGAEKKLPAPMLSYACAWVRAHQHEKDADFCITHVAETDQLDEQTVRAILFWCDCYFSHPEAINRMGRLGNNLLALTANETITVWEKLLMFRFIKADGIHEWHEFKRLQRTFPVLFRLALRDGDETNLTTLVRLLAWCLQETACFDSDSKPDKGAARDETYPTLMALLLRRMKPPTRPLAQGIRECLAWFDTWTAEEKAQYCGELRTELQNRIVKGWPHSEP
- a CDS encoding metal-dependent hydrolase; protein product: MPFTPFHLGPGLALKAVGGRHFSLTLFGAAQVAMDVEPLFHLLRGDAILHGPTHSYAGATLIAFATLALGWPFCRMILAGWNRVAGLRGLGGLRVAAEIGRIPALTGAFLGTYSHVFLDSLMHADMRPWWPFAAGNGLLHAIPVGWLHLLCLGLGGVGGMVLVAVFVWHKIAIEV
- a CDS encoding glutathione S-transferase family protein, translating into MKLYFHPASPFARKPRIVAHLLGLELETEFVDLFAGKGQVPEFLKLNPHGKVPTLVDGDFSLWESNAILQYLAAKQGDTALYPDDVKVRADIARWLFWESSSWSQVCMVYVNENILKPMLGRGEPDPAELAKVEEKFHRFAKVLDGHLAGRDWLVGDGITLADVSVAASLMYAVPGKYPLEGYANIARWFGQVQALPAWAATAPPAA
- a CDS encoding TetR/AcrR family transcriptional regulator is translated as MARSREFCPDTALDKAMRVFWEKGYGGTSIEDLVNATGVSRYGLYGEFGGKSGLFHAALEHYRATILRPLLDIIEPPDAGLDAVKVLFDTLRCFMSQPGSPLGCLIFNSMHELGQCDEAVAATVIAARERLRAGLRRMLDNAVRRGELPPGYDVEREADFLFGVMHALPMMARAGVEPAAIGNMVGVALSTLDSPAGRESERMF
- a CDS encoding Uma2 family endonuclease; its protein translation is MAAVMNNPPVPAPHYKLTVDDYYRMGEAGIFGLEDRVELIEGEVIEMSPIGCFHAGVGSEIPARLMNQLLGRAIGWVQYPIRLSRYSAPQPDFALLRFRADFYKTALPTAADVLLVVEIADTSVRTDREIKAPLYARHAIPEYWLVDIPARCVEVYAQPEDGVYRQIQKLTAGRLTPIAFPEAALDVAGLFQA
- a CDS encoding zinc-dependent alcohol dehydrogenase family protein, giving the protein MKAIVMTAVGGPEVLVLRDIPEPAIATSTQIKVKLHAAGVNPIDTKLRRGGLFYPDALPAVLGCDGAGVVVETGAEATRFQRGDRVWFCHGGLGAEPGNYAEYTVLDQRWAAAMPRALDFVQAAAGPLVLITAWGMLYDRGRLQAGQTVLIHGGAGGVGHVALQLAKLKGARALTTVGSAENAAFAKACGADEVIDYREQDFVAETNRLTGGAGADLVVDTVGAEVFRRSVECTAHFGDLVTLLDPGEFSFKEARLRNLRIGFELMLTPMLRDLPAARAHHAEILERYAEWMNQGQLKLHVSQTLPLEQAAAAHTQLETGHTLGKLVLKID
- a CDS encoding C40 family peptidase, encoding MPAIPYRLLLPLLLPALLAGCASTPKPPPPRPAASRAHMGPVIDYALSLQGTPYVWGGESMEEGGFDCSGFVQHVYRRHGVRLPRTARQMAEALPPLDRRDKRPGDLLFFNTTGEPYSHVGIYIGHNAFVHSSSAKGGVIVSSLDKPYWWEHLLGIRRPGQLERWLDSAAPLGRDRRSNNPRR